The Paramisgurnus dabryanus chromosome 6, PD_genome_1.1, whole genome shotgun sequence genome has a window encoding:
- the paxip1 gene encoding PAX-interacting protein 1 isoform X1, translated as MSEDDLKVPEELFKDVKFYVVGDIDQKVVQLLKAGKGKEVSYNAFATHIIAEDGDNPEVGESTEVFNLPVVKPSWVILSVKCGDLLPVTGFSPESGQLFFGVTACLSHLSDDLNTLWAFITFYGGDCQLHFNKKCTHLVVPEPKGAKYECALRHSNIKIVTPEWIVDSVKHKTRKDETLYHPRLTLYETPEEEGSEYGSSDGSYSDRRSPRSRRSSPTSSRDASPAGRRSRSPSSKQRKSELMFDDSDDSSPEKEDRNLNWTPAEVPQPGPGKRRLQPGKETGLINLCANVPPVPGGFGTPDARIGGTGVPLGVERSEVMGGWNPAARTLRNITNNTDTQQASRPSNVAHILQSLSASSKGVEHLGVQGQPGVPNQLLFNSVKTQPQLPAEAQQQLLQQQSHQLPQQQQQQQQQQQQQQQHPQQMAHQHAMMHLQPQVMQMHHHQQQQPQQQQQQQPQQGFPQVPPQSHQFMQQQQQMHQQMYAQQQQHTFPQQQMRPQQLPRPPLQPQQQHALQQHLQQQQRLQLQLQQHQQLQQQQQQLQQQQQQQQNQQHMHQQHLQQQHFLQQQLQQQQQQQQQQQHIQQLQQQQQQMQNQHGPQHQTQNTLQPPQMPAQAHQLFGHEPGQEIPEDGFLAGCVFAVADYPEQMADKQLLATWKRIIQTYGGTVDSTLSRCTHLLCESQVSNTYVQALREGKRCVTAHWLNTVLKKKKMVPPHRTLHLPFNFPPGAKPCSQHIISVTGFVESDRDDLKLMAYLTGARYTGYLCRSNTVLICKEPSGLKYEKAKEWRIPCVNAQWLCDILLGNFESLRQIQHSRYSQFNLPEPLAPNPLYVHNLLSAWRVPVKISPEALASLRLQQKQKQTDASLQPPNKKPKLEELPTPTKKLPPESTPYVIFTGFEPLQAQQYIKKLYDLGGEVADSTQKCTHLVANKVTRTVKFLTAVSVVKHIVTPDWLDESWKSQKFVDEQSYTLRDAEAEVLFCFSLEESLKRAHAAPLFKGKYFYITPGICPSLSTMKVIVESAGGKVLSKQPSYRKIMEHKQNKNLPEIILISCDNDLHLCREYFLKNIDVHNAELILTGVLTQSLDYESYPFKMHTGFNK; from the exons ATGTCGGAAGACGACTTAAAAGTACCGGAAGAGCTTTTCAAGGACGTGAAGTTCTACGTGGTGGGAGACATTGATCAAAAG GTTGTGCAACTCCTGAAAGCGGGAAAAGGCAAAGAGGTATCTTACAATGCATTTGCCACCCACATTATAGCAGAAGATGGGGATAATCCTGAGGTCGGAGAGTCCACAGAGGTCTTTAACTTGCCTGTTGTGAAG CCAAGTTGGGTGATACTGTCTGTAAAATGTGGAGACCTGCTACC AGTTACAGGATTTTCTCCAGAATCTGGACAATTGTTCTTTGGTGTCACAGCTTGTCTGTCACAT CTTTCAGATGATCTTAACACTCTTTGGGCCTTTATTACATTCTATGGAGGTGACTGTCAGCTTCATTTCAACAAGAAATGCACGCATCTGGTTGTACCTGAACCAAAAGGG GCGAAGTATGAGTGTGCTTTGCGGCATAGCAACATTAAGATTGTAACCCCCGAATGGATTGTGGACTCTGTAAAACACAAAACCAGGAAGGATGAGACTTTATATCATCCACGACTTACATTATACGAGACACCTGAGGAAGAGGGTAGCGAATATGGAAGTTCTGATGGGAGCTACAGCGATAGACGTTCACCTCGCAGTCGGCGGTCCAGCCCTACATCATCCCGTGATGCTTCCCCAGCAGGAAGGCGTAGCCGTTCACCTTCGTCAAAACAGCGGAAATCAGAGTTGATGTTTGACGACTCCGATGACTCGTCCCCAGAGAAGGAAGACCGAAATCTGAACTGGACCCCAGCTGAAGTGCCACAGCCAGGTCCCGGCAAGCGTAGACTACAGCCTGGCAAGGAAACGGGTTTGATCAATCTCTGTGCCAATGTTCCACCTGTACCTGGAGGCTTTGGGACACCAGATGCTCGAATAGGCGGCACAGGTGTGCCTCTTGGGGTAGAGAGATCGGAGGTGATGGGTGGATGGAATCCAGCTGCAAGGACTCTTAGGAATATTACtaacaacacagacacacaacagGCCTCACGACCCTCAAATGTGGCACAT ATCCTTCAGAGTCTCTCAGCCTCCTCTAAAGGTGTGGAGCACCTTGGAGTTCAAGGCCAGCCCGGTGTTCCCAACCAGCTTCTGTTTAATTCAGTAAAGACTCAGCCGCAGCTACCAGCTGAAGCACAGCAGCAATTATTACAGCAACAGTCGCATCAGCtaccacaacaacaacaacaacaacaacaacaacaacaacagcagcagcagcatcCACAACAGATGGCGCATCAACATGCTATGATGCATCTTCAGCCGCAGGTCATGCAGATGCACCACCATCAGCAGCAGcaaccacaacaacaacaacaacagcagccACAGCAAGGCTTCCCTCAGGTGCCTCCGCAATCTCACCAGTTCATGCAGCAGCAGCAACAGATGCATCAGCAGATGTATGCACAGCAGCAACAGCACACATTCCCACAGCAACAAATGCGACCGCAGCAGCTCCCTAGGCCACCCTTGCAGCCTCAACAGCAGCATGCCTTGCAGCAGCATTTACAACAGCAGCAAAGACTTCAGTTGCAGTTACAACAGCACCAACAACtacagcaacaacaacaacaactacaacaacaacagcagcagcagcaaaaCCAGCAGCACATGCACCAGCAGCATTTGCAGCAGCAGCATTTCCTGCAACAGCAGCTTcaacaacagcagcagcagcaacagcagcagcagcacatTCAACAGCTgcagcagcaacaacaacagATGCAGAACCAACACGGTCCTCAGCATCAGACCCAGAACACACTACAACCTCCACAGATGCCTGCACAAGCACATCAACTGTTTGGGCATGAACCAGGGCAAGAGA TCCCTGAAGATGGGTTCCTGGCCGGCTGTGTCTTTGCAGTTGCTGACTATCCAGAGCAGATGGCAGATAAACAGTTGCTGGCCACATGGAAGAGA ATCATTCAGACATATGGAGGGACTGTGGACTCCACTCTCAGTCGCTGCACTCATTTACTTTGTGAGAGTCAAGTCAGCAATACGTATGTCCAG GCTCTGAGAGAGGGAAAGCGATGTGTGACGGCTCACTGGCTTAACACTGTTCTCAAAAAGAAGAAAATGGTTCCCCCTCACAGGACCCTTCATCTTCCCTTTAACTTCCCTCCGGGTGCCAAGCCCTGCTCACAGCAT ATTATTTCCGTGACTGGATTCGTGGAAAGTGATCGTGATGACCTGAAGCTCATGGCCTACCTAACAGGAGCCCGATACACAGGCTATCTGTGTCGAAGCAACACTGTACTCATCTGTAAAGA ACCGAGTGGGTTGAAATATGAAAAGGCAAAGGAATGGAGGATCCCATGTGTAAACGCCCAATGGCTGTGTGACATTTTACTGGGAAACTTCGAATCTCTGCGGCAAATCCAGCACAGCAGATACTCTCAGTTCAATTTGCCTGAACCACTGGCACCCAACCCACTTTACGTGCACAATCTTCTGA GTGCTTGGCGCGTTCCTGTGAAGATCTCGCCGGAGGCGTTGGCG AGCTTACGTCTGCAGCAGAAACAGAAACAGACGGATGCTAGCCTGCAGCCGCCTAACAAGAAACCCAA ACTTGAAGAGTTGCCAACACCCACCAAAAAGCTTCCGCCTGAGTCTACACCCTATGTGATTTTCACAGGCTTTGAACCGCTGCAGGCCCAGCAGTACATAAAG AAATTGTATGATCTTGGAGGGGAAGTGGCTGACAGCACTCAAAAGTGCACTCATCTGGTTGCGAACAAAGTGACAAGAACGGTGAAGTTCCTCACTGCCGTATCTGTGGTTAAGCACATAGTCACTCCCGACTGGCTGGACGAAAGCTGGAAAAGCCAGAAATTCGTAG ATGAGCAGAGCTATACGCTGAGGGATGCCGAGGCAGAGGTGCTGTTCTGCTTTAGTTTGGAGGAGTCGCTAAAGAGAGCTCATGCAGCACCACTCTTCAAG GGGAAGTATTTCTACATAACCCCAGGAATCTGTCCGAGCCTCAGCACAATGAAAGTTATAGTGGAGAGCGCCGGAGGGAAAGTGCTCTCAAAGCAGCCTTCCTACCGCAAGATCATGGAGCACAAACAAAACAAG AATTTGCCAGAGATCATTCTGATATCCTGTGACAATGACCTGCATTTGTGTCGCGAGTACTTCTTGAAGAACATTG ATGTTCACAATGCTGAGCTGATATTGACAGGGGTGTTGACTCAGAGTTTGGACTACGAATCATATCCttttaaaatgcacacaggGTTTAACAAGTGA
- the paxip1 gene encoding PAX-interacting protein 1 isoform X2, which produces MSEDDLKVPEELFKDVKFYVVGDIDQKVVQLLKAGKGKEVSYNAFATHIIAEDGDNPEVGESTEVFNLPVVKPSWVILSVKCGDLLPVTGFSPESGQLFFGVTACLSHLSDDLNTLWAFITFYGGDCQLHFNKKCTHLVVPEPKGAKYECALRHSNIKIVTPEWIVDSVKHKTRKDETLYHPRLTLYETPEEEGSEYGSSDGSYSDRRSPRSRRSSPTSSRDASPAGRRSRSPSSKQRKSELMFDDSDDSSPEKEDRNLNWTPAEVPQPGPGKRRLQPGKETGLINLCANVPPVPGGFGTPDARIGGTGVPLGVERSEVMGGWNPAARTLRNITNNTDTQQASRPSNVAHILQSLSASSKGVEHLGVQGQPGVPNQLLFNSVKTQPQLPAEAQQQLLQQQSHQLPQQQQQQQQQQQQQQQHPQQMAHQHAMMHLQPQVMQMHHHQQQQPQQQQQQQPQQGFPQVPPQSHQFMQQQQQMHQQMYAQQQQHTFPQQQMRPQQLPRPPLQPQQQHALQQHLQQQQRLQLQLQQHQQLQQQQQQLQQQQQQQQNQQHMHQQHLQQQHFLQQQLQQQQQQQQQQQHIQQLQQQQQQMQNQHGPQHQTQNTLQPPQMPAQAHQLFGHEPGQEIPEDGFLAGCVFAVADYPEQMADKQLLATWKRIIQTYGGTVDSTLSRCTHLLCESQVSNTYVQALREGKRCVTAHWLNTVLKKKKMVPPHRTLHLPFNFPPGAKPCSQHIISVTGFVESDRDDLKLMAYLTGARYTGYLCRSNTVLICKEPSGLKYEKAKEWRIPCVNAQWLCDILLGNFESLRQIQHSRYSQFNLPEPLAPNPLYVHNLLSAWRVPVKISPEALASLRLQQKQKQTDASLQPPNKKPKLEELPTPTKKLPPESTPYVIFTGFEPLQAQQYIKKLYDLGGEVADSTQKCTHLVANKVTRTVKFLTAVSVVKHIVTPDWLDESWKSQKFVDEQSYTLRDAEAEVLFCFSLEESLKRAHAAPLFKGKYFYITPGICPSLSTMKVIVESAGGKVLSKQPSYRKIMEHKQNKNLPEIILISCDNDLHLCREYFLKNIDVHNAELILTGVLTQSLDYESYKFT; this is translated from the exons ATGTCGGAAGACGACTTAAAAGTACCGGAAGAGCTTTTCAAGGACGTGAAGTTCTACGTGGTGGGAGACATTGATCAAAAG GTTGTGCAACTCCTGAAAGCGGGAAAAGGCAAAGAGGTATCTTACAATGCATTTGCCACCCACATTATAGCAGAAGATGGGGATAATCCTGAGGTCGGAGAGTCCACAGAGGTCTTTAACTTGCCTGTTGTGAAG CCAAGTTGGGTGATACTGTCTGTAAAATGTGGAGACCTGCTACC AGTTACAGGATTTTCTCCAGAATCTGGACAATTGTTCTTTGGTGTCACAGCTTGTCTGTCACAT CTTTCAGATGATCTTAACACTCTTTGGGCCTTTATTACATTCTATGGAGGTGACTGTCAGCTTCATTTCAACAAGAAATGCACGCATCTGGTTGTACCTGAACCAAAAGGG GCGAAGTATGAGTGTGCTTTGCGGCATAGCAACATTAAGATTGTAACCCCCGAATGGATTGTGGACTCTGTAAAACACAAAACCAGGAAGGATGAGACTTTATATCATCCACGACTTACATTATACGAGACACCTGAGGAAGAGGGTAGCGAATATGGAAGTTCTGATGGGAGCTACAGCGATAGACGTTCACCTCGCAGTCGGCGGTCCAGCCCTACATCATCCCGTGATGCTTCCCCAGCAGGAAGGCGTAGCCGTTCACCTTCGTCAAAACAGCGGAAATCAGAGTTGATGTTTGACGACTCCGATGACTCGTCCCCAGAGAAGGAAGACCGAAATCTGAACTGGACCCCAGCTGAAGTGCCACAGCCAGGTCCCGGCAAGCGTAGACTACAGCCTGGCAAGGAAACGGGTTTGATCAATCTCTGTGCCAATGTTCCACCTGTACCTGGAGGCTTTGGGACACCAGATGCTCGAATAGGCGGCACAGGTGTGCCTCTTGGGGTAGAGAGATCGGAGGTGATGGGTGGATGGAATCCAGCTGCAAGGACTCTTAGGAATATTACtaacaacacagacacacaacagGCCTCACGACCCTCAAATGTGGCACAT ATCCTTCAGAGTCTCTCAGCCTCCTCTAAAGGTGTGGAGCACCTTGGAGTTCAAGGCCAGCCCGGTGTTCCCAACCAGCTTCTGTTTAATTCAGTAAAGACTCAGCCGCAGCTACCAGCTGAAGCACAGCAGCAATTATTACAGCAACAGTCGCATCAGCtaccacaacaacaacaacaacaacaacaacaacaacaacagcagcagcagcatcCACAACAGATGGCGCATCAACATGCTATGATGCATCTTCAGCCGCAGGTCATGCAGATGCACCACCATCAGCAGCAGcaaccacaacaacaacaacaacagcagccACAGCAAGGCTTCCCTCAGGTGCCTCCGCAATCTCACCAGTTCATGCAGCAGCAGCAACAGATGCATCAGCAGATGTATGCACAGCAGCAACAGCACACATTCCCACAGCAACAAATGCGACCGCAGCAGCTCCCTAGGCCACCCTTGCAGCCTCAACAGCAGCATGCCTTGCAGCAGCATTTACAACAGCAGCAAAGACTTCAGTTGCAGTTACAACAGCACCAACAACtacagcaacaacaacaacaactacaacaacaacagcagcagcagcaaaaCCAGCAGCACATGCACCAGCAGCATTTGCAGCAGCAGCATTTCCTGCAACAGCAGCTTcaacaacagcagcagcagcaacagcagcagcagcacatTCAACAGCTgcagcagcaacaacaacagATGCAGAACCAACACGGTCCTCAGCATCAGACCCAGAACACACTACAACCTCCACAGATGCCTGCACAAGCACATCAACTGTTTGGGCATGAACCAGGGCAAGAGA TCCCTGAAGATGGGTTCCTGGCCGGCTGTGTCTTTGCAGTTGCTGACTATCCAGAGCAGATGGCAGATAAACAGTTGCTGGCCACATGGAAGAGA ATCATTCAGACATATGGAGGGACTGTGGACTCCACTCTCAGTCGCTGCACTCATTTACTTTGTGAGAGTCAAGTCAGCAATACGTATGTCCAG GCTCTGAGAGAGGGAAAGCGATGTGTGACGGCTCACTGGCTTAACACTGTTCTCAAAAAGAAGAAAATGGTTCCCCCTCACAGGACCCTTCATCTTCCCTTTAACTTCCCTCCGGGTGCCAAGCCCTGCTCACAGCAT ATTATTTCCGTGACTGGATTCGTGGAAAGTGATCGTGATGACCTGAAGCTCATGGCCTACCTAACAGGAGCCCGATACACAGGCTATCTGTGTCGAAGCAACACTGTACTCATCTGTAAAGA ACCGAGTGGGTTGAAATATGAAAAGGCAAAGGAATGGAGGATCCCATGTGTAAACGCCCAATGGCTGTGTGACATTTTACTGGGAAACTTCGAATCTCTGCGGCAAATCCAGCACAGCAGATACTCTCAGTTCAATTTGCCTGAACCACTGGCACCCAACCCACTTTACGTGCACAATCTTCTGA GTGCTTGGCGCGTTCCTGTGAAGATCTCGCCGGAGGCGTTGGCG AGCTTACGTCTGCAGCAGAAACAGAAACAGACGGATGCTAGCCTGCAGCCGCCTAACAAGAAACCCAA ACTTGAAGAGTTGCCAACACCCACCAAAAAGCTTCCGCCTGAGTCTACACCCTATGTGATTTTCACAGGCTTTGAACCGCTGCAGGCCCAGCAGTACATAAAG AAATTGTATGATCTTGGAGGGGAAGTGGCTGACAGCACTCAAAAGTGCACTCATCTGGTTGCGAACAAAGTGACAAGAACGGTGAAGTTCCTCACTGCCGTATCTGTGGTTAAGCACATAGTCACTCCCGACTGGCTGGACGAAAGCTGGAAAAGCCAGAAATTCGTAG ATGAGCAGAGCTATACGCTGAGGGATGCCGAGGCAGAGGTGCTGTTCTGCTTTAGTTTGGAGGAGTCGCTAAAGAGAGCTCATGCAGCACCACTCTTCAAG GGGAAGTATTTCTACATAACCCCAGGAATCTGTCCGAGCCTCAGCACAATGAAAGTTATAGTGGAGAGCGCCGGAGGGAAAGTGCTCTCAAAGCAGCCTTCCTACCGCAAGATCATGGAGCACAAACAAAACAAG AATTTGCCAGAGATCATTCTGATATCCTGTGACAATGACCTGCATTTGTGTCGCGAGTACTTCTTGAAGAACATTG ATGTTCACAATGCTGAGCTGATATTGACAGGGGTGTTGACTCAGAGTTTGGACTACGAATCATAT AAATTTACATGA